A single genomic interval of Sander lucioperca isolate FBNREF2018 chromosome 9, SLUC_FBN_1.2, whole genome shotgun sequence harbors:
- the LOC116057956 gene encoding nucleolar protein 9 yields MLTKTEERKPQKGEGKKRRHPGEDGEGGESKRRGGEEGKGGQGDGGRKRLDALSVGYFRRVGERLSEGFEDNEEREMFVENVLTEVKGKAMVVSMDQTGSITLQRLLPLCSPDQVATVLAELGGELGSEFKAVSCDRCGGHVVESAVRQISMWIESSATTEEEEEESCGALEAQVLSLSKAVRDNSEEFIKHVHGSHVVRTLLHVLAGCLGPARTESRPGAKERNVVPQLTDFEIPTAFWYELKSLTETLMDNVNLSVIDAVASVVFQTMLTVCHRKRPKLCKQLLKRIMEYLTSRNAAPGVSPLLVFLKDKASSHLVETIIQLSHKSLLRDLYKNHLKGQLVDLALHSIANFPIQRLTAASAKYKLFLKLFDELIQGVEAILAAGHMGVIVQLAESCAESEEKQEEMMQCLLRAFHCAEPGSRHVSCLPLFMSLITYEVYYHSDTAEGNIQTEVPLSSICYHGSRLVQALAKFKERSLLLSSLRTLSPADLLTLASDPSGSHVLQALITTSSDKGRGKILKRLEGQYVLMACSRLGSRVLEAVWNSATVSHRQSIAQELVLSESQLRSDQFARHVWAKFGLSHFIHRRAHWQEIQTGESKKRKLFSDILE; encoded by the exons ATGCTGACGAAAACAGAGGAAAGGAAGCCACAGAAaggggaaggaaagaagaggagaCATCCTGGTGAAGATGGAGAAGGCGGAGAAAGCAAGAGGAGGGGAGGTGAAGAAGGAAAAGGGGGTCAGGGAGACGGTGGCAGGAAGCGTCTGGACGCCCTGAGTGTGGGCTATTTCCGCCGAGTTGGGGAAAGACTCAGTGAAGGCTTTGAAGATAATGAGGAGAGAG AGATGTTTGTGGAAAATGTCCTGACAGAAGTGAAAGGTAAAGCGATGGTGGTGTCGATGGACCAGACGGGAAGCATTACCCTGCAGCGGCTGCTCCCACTGTGCAGTCCTGACCAGGTGGCCACGGTGCTGGCTGAACTGGGTGGAGAATTAGGGTCAGAGTTTAAAGCGGTTTCTTGTGATCGGTGCGGCGGCCACGTAGTGGAGAGTGCAGTCAGACAGATATCCATGTGGATAG AGTCGTCTGCtaccacagaagaagaagaagaggagagttGTGGAGCGTTGGAGGCCCAGGTGTTGTCTTTAAGTAAGGCGGTGAGAGACAACAGCGAAGAGTTCATCAAACATGTCCATGGCTCACACGTGGTCCGCACACTTTTACATGTGCTGGCAGGCTGTCTCGGACCAGCCCGCACCGAGTCTCGTCcag GTGCAAAAGAACGCAACGTTGTTCCTCAGCTGACAGACTTTGAGATTCCCACTGCATTTTGGTACGAGCTGAAAAGCCTTACAGAGACCTTGATGGACAACGTGAATC TAAGTGTGATCGATGCTGTTGCAAGTGTCGTGTTCCAGACCATGTTGACTGTGTGTCACAGAAAGCGGCCGAAACTCTGCAAACAGCTCCTCAAACGCATCATGGAGTACCTGACAAGTCGCAACGCCGCTCCAGGAGTGAG TCCACTTCTGGTCTTTCTCAAGGACAAGGCCTCCAGCCACCTCGTTGAGACGATCATACAGCTATCCCACAAGTCCCTTCTCCGGGACCTCTACAAGAACCACCTCAAGGGTCAGCTGGTTGACTTGGCCCTCCATTCCATCGCCAACTTCCCCATACAGAGGCTAACTGCAGCCTCGGCCAAATACAAACTG TTCCTGAAGTTGTTTGATGAGCTGATCCAAGGCGTGGAGGCCATCTTGGCTGCAGGTCACATGGGTGTGATCGTCCAACTGGCCGAGAGCTGTGCAGAAAGTgaagagaaacaggaggagatgATGCAGTGCCTCCTCCGT GCGTTCCACTGTGCCGAGCCCGGCTCTCGACACGTCAGCTGCCTCCCTCTCTTCATGTCCCTGATCACCTATGAGGTGTATTACCACTCTGACACAGCAGAGGGCAACATACAGACAGAG GTCCCCCTGTCGTCCATCTGTTACCACGGCTCCCGGCTGGTCCAGGCACTGGCCAAGTTCAAGGAGCGCTCACTCCTCCTCAGCAGCCTGCGCACTCTGAGCCCCGCTGACCTCCTGACACTGGCTTCTGACCCGTCGGGAAGCCACGTCCTCCAGGCCCTCATCACCACATCCAGTGACAAGGGCAGAGGCAAGATCCTCAAGCGACTGGAG GGCCAGTATGTTCTAATGGCCTGCTCCAGGTTGGGTAGTCGGGTGCTGGAAGCCGTATGGAACAGTGCTACAGTCAGTCACAGGCAAAGCATCGCACAGGAACTAG TGCTGAGTGAAAGCCAGCTGAGGTCGGATCAGTTTGCTCGCCATGTGTGGGCCAAATTTGGCCTCTCCCACTTCATCCACAGAAGAGCTCACTGGCAGGAAATACAGACGGGCGAGTCCAAGAAGCGGAAGCTGTTCAGTGACATCCTTgagtaa